The nucleotide sequence GACCATCCGATCGTGCGACAAGGCTACCGGCGGGTGCTGGAAAGCCAGGGTGATCTCCATGTCGTGGCGGAAGCCGACAACGCCGCGGACGCCTACGGCGCCTTCAAGGCGCACGACCCCGATGTGGTGGTGCTCGATATCTCGATGCCCGGCGCGAGCGGGTTGGAAGCCATCCGCAACATCCGCGCGCGCAATCCGCGGGCGCGCATTCTCGTCTTCACCATGCACAACGAGGCAGTGCTGGTGAAGGCAGCGTTCGGCGCCGGCGCCTCCGGCTTCGTCACCAAGAGCAGCGAGCCCTCCGCGGTCGTGACCGCGGTCCGCAGCGTCGCCCGCGGCGAGCGCGCCATGAGCGACGACATCGCGCATATTCTGGCCGAGGACAGCCTGTCGGCAGGCTCGGTGCTGGATCAACTGGGCGAGCGCGAGATCGAGATTTTACGCCAGTTCGCCGGCGGCGCGACCACCGAGCAGATCGCGGCGCATCTCAATCTCAGCGTCAAGACGGTGCAGAACTATCACTACCTCATCAAGACCAAGACCGGCGCCCGCACGGACGCACAGCTGGTGCGGCTGGCGGCGAGTTGCGGGCTGACGCGGATTTAGCAGCAGAGCTGCCGTACTGCCTTGGTCCCTGGAATCTTCTTAATCTGCTGAACGAAATTGGAACGGAGACCATCCCGCTCCGGTTAGTTTCGCAGTGAAGGAGTAGGTCATGAGTAAGGGTCATCACAACGCAGTCGACCATCCCCCGATCATCACGGTAGGCGAGCTCATTGACGAACTCTGCCGCCTCCCAGACACCGCGGTCGTCCACTTTCGCTGCCCCATGCTCGATCTGGAGCTAACCTTCTACCACCTGCGCAAGCGGTCAAAAGACGCCGTCGAGATCGCGGTCAATGCCTATCCGGGAAGTCCCTCGGTCGTGCCACCCTCCGACCCGGCCTTGCCCGCGCGGACACGCTCAACGTCCTCGCCACCGGCCCACAATGGCGCCGCTCTTCACAAGGCAAAAGGTCCATAAGCGCGCGTTGAACAGGTGGGGCGGTCTATCCCGCCTTCAGCCCGCGCAGCACCAGCGCCAGCGTCGCATCGACGCGCGCCGGCAGATCGGCATCCTTCCACTCGTCGGCATGGGCCGGATGGTGGAAGCGGACGGTGGCATCGAAGATCGCGCGCGAGGTGGTTTTGACGTCGTCGACAGCGAATACGCCCTGCTTCACGCCGTCGGCCAGGATCCCCGCGATCTGGTCGATCATGGTGTCCTTGTGGCACTTCACGGCCGCACAGGCCTCGCGCGCCAGCGTCAGATAGGTCTCGAACATCTCGGGATCGTCGAGCACGCGCGAACGCTTGGCGGCGAACAGCGTTCGCAGCCAGCGATCGAGCCTGTCAGGCGCCGGCCCCTGCTCCTTGGCGATCGCCAGGAGCGGCGCATCGATGCGGTCCAGCCAGCGTTTGGCGACGGCCTCGCGCAGCGAGGCCTTGCTCGGGAAATGGCGATAGACGCTGCCGTGGCTCACATCGAGCGCACGGGCAACGTCAACCACGGTGGCCTTGGCAAGTCCGTAGCGCCGCAAGACGTCCTCGGTGACTTCGAGGATTCGCTCCGGCGTCAGGATAACGGCTTCATTCATGCCAGCACCTTGTTCCCGTTCAGGGTTCACCCGGCGATAGGGCTGCTTCCGAAGCGCCCGTACCGGTCGTTTCGGAAAGCCTATGCCTTAATGAGGCAGTTTTGCAGCCTGCGCCGCGATCTGGCGCGCCACCAGCAAATTGAGCCAATGCCCAATCGCCCCGGTCAGATTGATGATTTCGGTCGTCATTGTCCTAAGTCTCCATTCGTCCGCGGTCCCCTCTCTTCAATTTCGGCCCTCGATCCGCATTTGTTTCGGATGTCGGGCTCTCCGGGGGTAGCCGTGGGGCGCCCAATCGGAGCGTCCGAGAACGGATATACACGTCCCGCTGACAGATTTCAATATCTGTCAGTCAATGATCCGTGATTGACAGGTAATTTCTGTAGGCGTCCTCCCTGTGTGCGGCGTCCGGGCTGGGCCGGGACGGGCCGGTGGATAGCTCCGCTATCCCTCTCTGGTCGGCGCCCGGATCGTTTGTTTCGCCCTGTCCGCTCTGGTAAATCACGGCGTAAAAAGCATTTTGGCAGGTCACGTCCCCCTTGGACCATCCTTTGGGGCCGCCCGCCCACCTCCTGGAGCCGTGCAATGATCCCCCGCTATACCCGCCCGGAAATGGCCTCGATCTGGGAGCCGCAGACCCGGTTCAAGATCTGGTTCGAGATCGAGGCGCATGCGGCGGACGCCCTCGCCGAGCTCGGGACCATCCCCAAGGAAGCCGCCAAGACGGTCTGGGCCAAGGCCAAGGACGCCACCTTCGACGTCGCCCGCATCGACGAGATCGAGCGCGAGACCAAGCACGACGTCATCGCCTTCCTCACCCACCTCGCCGAGATCGTCGGCCCCGAGGCGCGTTTCGTGCACCAGGGCATGACCTCGTCCGATGTGCTCGACACCTGCCTCAACGTCCAGCTCACACGCGCCGCCGACCTGCTGCTCGCCGATATCGACAAGGTGCTGGCGGCGCTGAAGAAGCGCGCCTTCGAGCACAAGATGACGCCGACCATTGGCCGCAGCCACGGCATCCACGCCGAGCCCGTCACCTTCGGCCTCAAGCTGGCTTATGCCTATGCCGAATTCACCCGCGCAAAAGAACGCCTGATCGCGGCCCGCAAGGAGGTCGCAACCTGCGCCATCTCCGGCGCCGTCGGCACCTTCGCGCAGATCGATCCGCGCGTCGAAGCGCATGTCGCGAAAGCCATGGGTCTCGTCCCCGAGCCGATCTCCACCCAGGTCATCCCGCGCGACCGCCACGCGATGTATTTCTCGACCCTCGGCGTGATCGCCGCCTCGGTCGAGCGCATCGCGGTGGAAATCCGCCACATGCAGCGCACCGAGGTGCTGGAGGCCGAAGAGTTCTTCTCGGAGGGGCAGAAGGGCTCGTCCGCGATGCCGCACAAGCGCAATCCGGTGCTGTCGGAAAACCTCACCGGCCTCTCCCGCATGGTGCGCGCCTATGTGACGCCGGCGCTGGAGAACGTCGTGCTCTGGCACGAGCGCGACATCTCGCACTCCTCCGCCGAGCGCATGATGGGCCCCGATGCCACCGTGACGCTGGACTTCGCGCTGGTGCGCCTCGCCGGCCTGATCGACAAGCTGCTGGTGTACCCCGCCAACATGCAGAAGAACCTCGACCGCCTCGGCGGCCTCGTGCACTCGCAGCGCGTGCTGCTGGCGCTGACGCAGAAGGGCGCGAGCCGCGAGGATTCCTACAAGCTGGTGCAGCGCAACGCCATGCCGGTCTGGCGCGGCGAAGGCGACTTCCTCCAGCTCCTGAAGAAGGACGCTGAGGTGAAGAAATATCTCAGCGATGCCGAGATCGAGGAGCAGTTCGACCTCGGCTATCACCTCAAGCACGTCGACACGATCTTCAAGCGCGTGTTTGGGGAATCGTAGGATCGCAGGGTGGGTTAGCCTTGCGGCTGCGCGAAGCGCAGTCCGCTGGGCGCATCCCACCTCTTTCGCGTCCATGGAGACAAACAGTGGTGGGGTACGCTACGCTAACCCACCCTGCGAACAAGAAACGGATCCCCCTCATGCCCATCGTCAACCGCGTTGCCGCCCTCTCCGACGAAATGGCCGCCTGGCGCCATGATTTCCACGAGAACCCGGAGCTGCAATACGAGGTCCATCGCACCGCCGGCATCGTCGCCGACAAACTGCGCGAGTTCGGCTGCGACGAGGTGGTGACGGGCATCGGCCGCACCGGTGTGGTCGGTGTGATCCGCGGCCGCAAATCCGCCTCCGGCAAGACCATTGGGCTCCGCGCCGACATGGACGCGCTGCCGATCATGGAAACCTCGGGCGTGCCTTATGCGTCCAAGGTCCCCGGCAAGATGCACGCCTGCGGCCATGACGGTCACACCGCCATGCTGCTGGGCGCGGCCAAATATCTTGCCGAGACGCGCAATTTCGACGGCACCGCGATCATGATCTTCCAGCCCGCCGAGGAAGGCGGTGGCGGCGGCAAGGCCATGGTCGAGGACGGGCTGATGACGCGCTGGAACATCCAGGAGGTCTACGGCATGCACAACATGCCGGGTCTGCCCGAAGGCCATTTCGCGACCACGCCCGGCGCGATGCTCGCCTCCTCCGACAACGTCCAGATCACGGTGCACGGCAAGGGCGGCCATGCCGGCGCTGGTCCGCACAAATCCGTCGACAGCGTGCTGATCGGCTCGCAGATCGTCAACGCATTGCAGTCGATCGTCGCGCGCAACGTCGATCCGCTGAAGTCCGCCGTCATCTCGATCACGCAATTCCACTCCGGCACGGCCTTCAACATCATCCCGGAAGTGGCCGAGCTCGGCGGCACCGTGCGCACGCTCGATCCTGAGGTGCGCGATCTCGTCGAGCGCCGCATCGGCGAGGTCGCCGACAGCGTCGCCCGCGCCTATGGCGGCTCGGCCGAGACCAAGTACACGCGGATGTATCCGGTGACGATGAACCATGCGCGCGAAGCCGGCCTTGCCGCCGACGTCGCCCGCGACATCGTCGGCACCGAGCGCGTCAACGACAAGTTCATTCCGATGATGGGCGCCGAGGACTTCTCGTTCATGCTGGAGGCGCGCCCCGGCGCGATGATCCTGGTCGGCATGGGCGACGGCAACGAGTGCCACCATCCGGCCTATGTCTTCAACGACAACATCCTCGGCCACGGCGCATCATATTGGGTGCGGCTGGTCGAAACGCGGATGCCGGCGGGTTAGCGTCGGGCCGTGACAATGTCGTAGCCCCGACCGAGCGCAGCGATAGTCGGGGACGAGAGGAAGCGTCAAGACGACGCGAGGATTACCCTTGCGCTCGACTTGACGATCTGGCCCTTAGAGAAATGGGCTGCCGAGGGCACTTACAGTTCAGTTGCAGACCTCGACCATGCTGCTACCGCCGCCGCTCGCCATGCCAGCATTCCTGTTGCCCCAGCCTTCGAGCCGACAACCCTGCCGGACCGGACGGCACCCCGCACTGTTGCAATAGATCTGGCCTGTGGCCTGCGGCTTCGACGGCGCGGACTCGCTCTTCTTCCGGTCATCGTCTCGCTGTCTGGAATCCTCGCGCGTCGCAACCGGCTTCTTCTCTTGCACCTTCTCGCATTCGTTGTCGTCCCCGACGCGATAGCCGGCGCGGCAGGTGATCTTCACGCATTGATCGCCGTCGGCCTTGAAGCCGAAATTGCACACGAGCGGGCACACCCGTCCGGGCTTCGCCTTCAGCGCGTCGAGTGCGTCGACGCTTGCAAGCTTTGCATCGAACTGGGTGCCGGCGTATTTGTTGAACAGCGTCAGCGAACGCTGCGACGCTGCGTTCCAGTCACCCTCGCTGCCGGCCGACAGGCAGCCGACGCGGCGCAATTCGCTCTGCACGGATTTTGTCAGATCGGCTGCCGACAACGTGGACGCCGGTGCGGGCGAGAGAGCCGCGACCTTCTTCTCGGGCTCCGGCATCTGCCGATCAGCGGGGGGCTTTGCGCCCTGCTCCGCTTTCTCTGCGGCCTGCCTGGCAGCGAGTTCGGCCTTGGCCTTCTCTGCCGCCTGCTTTTCGGCCTGCGCCTTCTCGGCCGCCGCCTCGGCCACCTTGCGCTGCCGTTCGGCCGCATCAGCCCGCGCCTGCTCGATCTGCTTCTGCTTCTCGGCCGCGATCCGCGCCTCCTCGGCGGCCTTGGCCGCGGCGGCCGCCTTCTCCTGCTCGGCCTTCTGGGCGCGCTCGGCAATGAGCCGCGCCTTTTCCAGTTCGGCCGCCTTGGCCTTTTGCTCGGCCGAAGCGCGCGTCTCTTCGGCGCCGATCTTGTTCAACTGGCCTTTGGCGAGGTTCGCGTAGAAGCCTTCCGGATAGGCCGCCAGGAACGCTTCCCAGCCGTCGCGCGTGGCAAGCTGAAGCGCGAGCTCGTAATCCCTGCGAATGGCATCCTGC is from Bradyrhizobium xenonodulans and encodes:
- a CDS encoding caspase family protein, with protein sequence MIPFRLFALLIFAIGLACGPAHADRRVALVIGNSAYKSAPKLGNPVNDATLVGGMFKKAGFDSVDVRLDLSASEMRRMLREFAGRTRDAEMAVIYYAGHGIELDGTNYLIPTDATLETDGDVLDETIPVERALFAVEPAKQLRLIILDACRDNPFSKTMKRTLASRAIGRGLAKVEPTSPNTMIAFAAKAGSTASDGDSRNSPFATALVEHLPKPGLDLRKAFGFVRDDVLKATGYKQEPYVYGSLGGDDVPLVVVKPAATGPQANPQDAIRRDYELALQLATRDGWEAFLAAYPEGFYANLAKGQLNKIGAEETRASAEQKAKAAELEKARLIAERAQKAEQEKAAAAAKAAEEARIAAEKQKQIEQARADAAERQRKVAEAAAEKAQAEKQAAEKAKAELAARQAAEKAEQGAKPPADRQMPEPEKKVAALSPAPASTLSAADLTKSVQSELRRVGCLSAGSEGDWNAASQRSLTLFNKYAGTQFDAKLASVDALDALKAKPGRVCPLVCNFGFKADGDQCVKITCRAGYRVGDDNECEKVQEKKPVATREDSRQRDDDRKKSESAPSKPQATGQIYCNSAGCRPVRQGCRLEGWGNRNAGMASGGGSSMVEVCN
- a CDS encoding M20 aminoacylase family protein — encoded protein: MPIVNRVAALSDEMAAWRHDFHENPELQYEVHRTAGIVADKLREFGCDEVVTGIGRTGVVGVIRGRKSASGKTIGLRADMDALPIMETSGVPYASKVPGKMHACGHDGHTAMLLGAAKYLAETRNFDGTAIMIFQPAEEGGGGGKAMVEDGLMTRWNIQEVYGMHNMPGLPEGHFATTPGAMLASSDNVQITVHGKGGHAGAGPHKSVDSVLIGSQIVNALQSIVARNVDPLKSAVISITQFHSGTAFNIIPEVAELGGTVRTLDPEVRDLVERRIGEVADSVARAYGGSAETKYTRMYPVTMNHAREAGLAADVARDIVGTERVNDKFIPMMGAEDFSFMLEARPGAMILVGMGDGNECHHPAYVFNDNILGHGASYWVRLVETRMPAG
- a CDS encoding TetR family transcriptional regulator; the protein is MNEAVILTPERILEVTEDVLRRYGLAKATVVDVARALDVSHGSVYRHFPSKASLREAVAKRWLDRIDAPLLAIAKEQGPAPDRLDRWLRTLFAAKRSRVLDDPEMFETYLTLAREACAAVKCHKDTMIDQIAGILADGVKQGVFAVDDVKTTSRAIFDATVRFHHPAHADEWKDADLPARVDATLALVLRGLKAG
- a CDS encoding response regulator, giving the protein MSEVAASGISVLLVDDHPIVRQGYRRVLESQGDLHVVAEADNAADAYGAFKAHDPDVVVLDISMPGASGLEAIRNIRARNPRARILVFTMHNEAVLVKAAFGAGASGFVTKSSEPSAVVTAVRSVARGERAMSDDIAHILAEDSLSAGSVLDQLGEREIEILRQFAGGATTEQIAAHLNLSVKTVQNYHYLIKTKTGARTDAQLVRLAASCGLTRI
- the purB gene encoding adenylosuccinate lyase → MIPRYTRPEMASIWEPQTRFKIWFEIEAHAADALAELGTIPKEAAKTVWAKAKDATFDVARIDEIERETKHDVIAFLTHLAEIVGPEARFVHQGMTSSDVLDTCLNVQLTRAADLLLADIDKVLAALKKRAFEHKMTPTIGRSHGIHAEPVTFGLKLAYAYAEFTRAKERLIAARKEVATCAISGAVGTFAQIDPRVEAHVAKAMGLVPEPISTQVIPRDRHAMYFSTLGVIAASVERIAVEIRHMQRTEVLEAEEFFSEGQKGSSAMPHKRNPVLSENLTGLSRMVRAYVTPALENVVLWHERDISHSSAERMMGPDATVTLDFALVRLAGLIDKLLVYPANMQKNLDRLGGLVHSQRVLLALTQKGASREDSYKLVQRNAMPVWRGEGDFLQLLKKDAEVKKYLSDAEIEEQFDLGYHLKHVDTIFKRVFGES